The genomic stretch CTGTTTTTCGCAATCCTTTGGCCGGTCCGTCGGTACTGGGCATCAGTTCGGGAGCCAGTATGGGAGTTGCTTTTGTGGTGCTTCTTTCGGGTAGTTTGGGTGGCGTTGCTTTGAGCAAGCTAGGCTTTATGGGGGAAATAGCCCTTACCATAGCAGCTATTGCAGGTTCACTTTCCATTATGGCACTTATTGTTTTCGTTTCCCAAAAAGTAAGGGGCAATGTTACTTTGCTGATTATCGGTGTGATGATTGGTTATATAGCCAATGCGGTGATCGGTGTGCTGAAATTTTTCAGTGTGGAGGAGGATATTCGTGCATATGTCATTTGGGGGCTGGGAAGTTTTGCCCGTGTATCGGGAGATCAGATGACTTTATTTATATGTATCATGGTGGTATTGTTGCCACTTTCCTTCCTGCTTGTGAAAACATTGAATCTTTTGTTGCTGGGAGATGCATACGCACGGAATCTCGGATTGAATATAAAACGTGCCCGTCTGCTTGTCATTACTTGTTCGGGAGTATTGGTAGCTATTGTTACCGCATATTGCGGTCCGATTATTTTTCTGGGGCTGGCCGTTCCGCATCTTTGCAGGGGAATGTTCCGCACATCCGATCATCGTATTCTGATGCCTGCTTCTTTACTGGCAGGTGCGTCATTGGCATTGGTATGTAATTTGATTGCCCGTATGCCCGGTTTCGAAGGTGCATTGCCGGTAAATTCGGTGACGGCTTTGGTAGGCGCTCCGGTAGTGATGTCGGTTTTATTCAATAAACGTCGCAATGAAATGAATGAGTAATGATGAATCAAGAAACTATACATATTCGGAAACTGACTACCGGTTACCCCGGTAAGGGGGGGACCAAGATTGTAGCGAAGGACATTGATGCTACTATCCGCAGTGGGGAACTGACTTGTCTTTTGGGTGCGAATGGAGTAGGGAAATCTACTTTATTGCGTACTTTGTCTGCCTTTCAGCCGGCTGTAGGAGGAGAGATAGAAATAATGGGAAAGAAACTGACGGATTACACCGATAAACAGTTGGCGACAGTTATCGGAGTGGTATTGACCGAAAAATGCAGCCTGCGGAACATGACCGTAGAAGAACTGGTGGGTATGGGGCGCAGTCCTTATACCGGTTTCTGGGGAAATTTAAGCAAGGAGGACAAGAAAACAGTAAACGATGCCATTGCGTTGGTAAGGATTGAGGATTTGAAATACCGGATGGTACATACTTTGAGTGACGGTGAGCGTCAGAAAGTAATGATCGCAAAGGCGTTGGCACAGGAAACCCCGGTGATTTTTCTGGATGAGCCGACTGCTTTTCTTGATTTCCCCAGTAAAGTGGAGATTATGCAATTGCTTCATCATTTGTCACGTTCTACCAACAAGACGATTTTTCTTTCCACCCATGATTTAGAGTTAGCTTTGCAGATTGCTGATAAGATTTGGCTGATGGATAAAGCCAATGGAGTGACTATAGGAACTCCTGAAGATCTTTCCATAGACGGATGCCTGAGTAATTTTTTCTCTCGTAAGGGTATTGTTTTTGATATGGAAACCGGACTGTTCCGCATTGACAATGAGTTTGAAAAAGAAGTCCGTCTGGTGGGACATGGGAATAAGTATGCGATGGTACGGAAAGCTTTGCAGCGGAATGGTATTCTGGCAAGCCGGCGTGTTGAGTCCGATTTTTATATTGAAACGGGAGATATGACTACCAATGGATATATTATCCACCCGGTAGCCGGGAGGACGATAAAGGTAGATACCATAGAGGAATTGTTAGAACAAGTCACTGCTATATTAGCTTCCGTTTAGCAGCGTTTAAATAATCAGTTATTGTATCCTGAAAGGAATATTCCCTTCTTCATCAATCAAGAGGATTGTTAATTTTCCTTCGGGCAACAAGGGGACGCAATGTGCAAAACAATGTTCCAACAAACACGGAAAGAACTTTCCGCAGTCTTCTTCAGACAGCAATGTCCATAATTCACGGGCTAATGTCAACCTTTCTATCATGCTTTCAACATCCGGAGAGCATCCGGCTTCCATTGCCACTTGTTTTAGGAATTCTTTATTCATCACTACTTTCTTACTATGTGTGTCCAGATTTCCTTCGGCCAGTTTCACCGCTTTGCCTATCATAATGCCTAAAGTAACCAATGGAACCTTAAGCTTGGCAGCTATCTTGAGTGTCTCCCCGATAAAATTTCCATAATGTACAAAAGCCTGAGCAGGTAACCCCGGATACTCCTTCTTCACAAAACGTTCGCTTTTTGCTCCCGAATTAATGATGAGTCTGGATGAGCCCACAGCCACACAAACCTCCACTTCCCTGCGGATAGCCTCGACAAAAGCTTCTGAAGAAAAAGGACGGACAATGCCCGAAGTTCCAATTATGGAAATGCCATCCACAATTCCTAGTTTAGGATTGAAAGTACGTTGTGCCAACTCTTTTCCTCCGGGAACGGAAATGGTAATATCCAGCCCTTTATCATAAAGCGCCGATAATTCTTTCATTATCATTTGTCGGGGGATGCGATTGATGGCGGGTTCCCCGATTTCCAATCCCAGCCCCGGAAGGGTGACTCGTCCCACTCCTTCACCTTGCAGGAAACGGATGTCCGGGTGATTGCTAAAACTTACCGTTACCACAATGGATGCGCCGTGAGTGACATCCGGATCATCTCCCGCATCTTTAACAACGGTGCAGGTGGCACTGTTCTTTTCTATTTCTGTATGGGATACCGGTAAGGTCATTTCCTCGTCATCGGGAAGGCGGAAGGATATCATTTTCTGTTCTTCCCCTAAAATCAGAGCCGTCAATGCTGCTTTTGCAGCTGCAGTAGCGCAGGCCCCTGTGGTATAGCCGCTTCTCAACGGGTAAAAAGCAGGGATGTTCTTTTCTATCTGTTTTCTCAATCCATATTCACCGGTAACGATCATGAAATGCCGGGGAAGGGGAGGGCGTTTTATAGCAAAGACCGGGATTTTTGCAGCCTGTGCCGCTTTCACTTTCTCCGAAAATCCTCCGGATTCTCCGCTTTCCTTGGTCAGAATGGCTTGTGGATGTAGTGTCTCTAATAAAAGAGCTTCGGATTCTCCGGCATGATAGAATACCAGATTTCCTTTCGGGAAGCCTTGTTCTTGGGCTAATGTGATGGAAGTTTCCCGTTCCAGTACGCGGAACCAACAGGTATGTTTCTCCCAATAAGGGCGTAACTTCCCGATGGTCTGTACTCCGGTCAGTGCCAGCAGATGATCGGTTCCTGCTTTCTCTAACTGGTAAATGGCATCTGTATAGTCTTCACACCAGATGATGTTTTCGGTGCGTGGAGGATACTTCCTTTCAAAACGTATGACAGGAAGATGTAGTGTCCGGCTTGTTTCATCCACAGTCCGGTGGAGTTGGGAGGCAAACGGGTGGGCAGCATCCACCAATAAACGGATGTCGTTTTGGCGGCAGAAACTTTCCATTTTCTCCGTGTTCATTCCTCCGGTGATACGGATGCCGTGCTTGCATTGTATCTCCTGCCATTCTCCTTTGGTAGAGTAGAAGTAGGGCTTTCCGGCTTCATCGGCAACTTTCACGGCGGTGCGTCCTTCGGTGGTTCCTCCTAAAATCAGTATCATAGGCTGGATGTGAATGATTCTTTTTTTACTTTCTGAACAAGTGTTTGAACTCGTGCGCATAGAGCCGGGACAGACCTTTCCGGTTGTCTATTGCTTCGCCTACTACCAATAAGGTAGTCTGCGTCAGGTTATTGTCACGTACTATCTTAGCCAAATCCTTCAACTCTCCGCGATAAATCTTTTCTTCTTTCCAAGTCAGCTTATAACAGGCGGCAACCGGAGTTTCGGGAGGGTATGCCTGCATCAGCTCTTCCTGTACCTGTTCCACAATGCCCGCACTTAAATAAATGCACATTGTACTTTGCGATTGCGCCAATTTATGTAATTGTTCTTTTTTGGGCATCGGAGTACGGCCTTCCCCACGGGTGAGGATTATACTTTGTACTTTTTCAGGGATGGTAAACTGTGACCTCAATGCTGCCGCAGCCGCTTGGAACGAGGAGATCCCCGGAGTGATATGATAACTCATCTTGTAGCGGTCGAAGAAAGCCATTTGTTCCTGGATGGCTCCATAAATGCAAGGGTCTCCCGTGTGCAAGCGTACAATAAACAATCCTTTATCATAAAACTTTTTCATCAAGGCGAACTGTTCCTCCAAATCCATACTGGCGGAACTGCGTACAGTCGCTCCTTCTTTAGCATAAAAGGTCAATTCGCGGGGAACAAGACTTCCGGCATACAGAACAAGGTCCGCTTTCTCCAACATTCGTTTTCCGCGTACCGAAATCAGTTCGGGATCACCGGGACCTGCACCCACGATCTCTATATGTCCGCCACGCATGGCTGTCGCACTGATGGCTATGGCAAAAGTGAAGTGATTTCCTTCTGTCAGCATGCCCTTTTGTTTTTCCAATACAAGTGTTCCTTCACCGCTGCTTTTCAAGGCTGTGCTTTCGGCCACTCCATAGACGCCTGTCACTTCGAATGCCTTTTCAGACGGATGGGGGACTGTGATATCTTTCAGTTCTTCCGCAGGATAAATATGGGTTTCCGTATCGGCCCATCGCCGGTGGAGGATTTCCAGCAGAGGCTCGTCTTTTTTCAGTTCGATGGTATTGAGGGAGGCGAGAGAGAACGGACACAAACCTTGTCTGTGCATCACGGCTTCTATGTATTCCGCAATGCCCGAAGGATCGCATTGTTTCCGGCAACCTATTCCCAAGTGGAGGACAGCGGGATGGAAGCAGAGCATGGGAATCTCCGCACTATATATATAAGGTGTAACAGCAATAATCAACTTGAATTCCGATTGGGGTATGTCTTCGAAATGATAGAACACTTTTACGTGTGCGGGAAGTGTGCGTTCCAGATACTCCGTACCTTTATCCTTTATATCGAGCAGCAGCACCGTTGGTTCCCGGTTGACAAAAAGTGTGACCAGTCTGTTCATTTCTGCATGAGGAACAGTTATTTTCCAGTCATATTTTTCAGCTAGCGTATCCAGTGCCCATAACCCGGCATTGTCACTTTGGGTGGTAATCACAGCTTCTCCTCCTGTAATGGCGGCAATATGGCGGGTCAGTTCATTGGCTCCCCCCACATGCCCGGAAAGTACTGAAATGACAAAGCGCCCTGTACTGTCCACACAGACCACTGCCGGATCTTTATATTTGTTTTTTATGCATCCTGCAATGCTGCGTACACAGATTCCCATGGCACCAATAAAGATGATGCTGTCGAAGTCATTGAAATGCTCCTCTATGAACCGATGGCAGGATGTGATGGAAATACAGCCTTCGCATTCGTTTTTGGTATAAATAAGGGTATCCGGCAACTCTCTTTGTAGTGTTTTTGCCAACGGCAGGCTGGCTTCTGATATCAGTATGATTGCTTTCATTTGTTATCTGTTTTAAATCATTTATTCCGCTCTCATTATCTCTATCGGATTAAAGGTATCCACAGCAATACGGGTACACTGTGTTACCTTCTTGTTGATTTGTGTTATACCTTTTGTGAACAGGGCCTTGCTCTCTTCCGAAACCGAATTGAATACAATGACTCCGTCAGGCAACAGCACTTCTTTGATTTTTTGTAGAATCTCTATCATTTTTCCTCCATGACCACCTATAAATACGGCATCGGGGGCGGGAAGCCCGCCGAGTTCCGTTTCCAGAAAATCACCCATGACGGTTGTAATGCCGGGCGTGCCGAATTTACGACTGTTGCGTTCCATTAACTCTTTACCTTCCGTACGCTGTTCGAATGCTGTCACTTTCAGCTCCGGAAATTGGAGTTTGGCTTCTATGGAAACGGAACCGGTGCAGAAACCGATGTCCCAGAATGATTTCTTTTCCCTTAATGTCAGCATACTGAGAGTAAGCAAGCGGACAGGCATTTTGGTAATCATTTTGTTGCGTCCGTTCAACAAATGAAATTCACTTTCGGGAATTCCGAACGGACGGGGATGCACCTTGTTTCTTTGCAGTATCAGGCAATTGGGAAAGCGGAAAGCAGATTGGGAGGCTTCCTCTAAAGAGAATGTACGTACAGATTCTTCCTCGCCATTGCCTAATGCTTCCCCCACGGTCATGCGGTAGTTGTCATATCCATACTCCAGCATCCGGGCGGCAATGGTGGCAGGTGTCTTTTCCCGGTCGGTCAACACGCCTATCAGTTTATCTCCTCTGATTAAAGCAGAGTCGAATGCATCCCAAGGACGTCCGGTCAGCGACAAGGTCTGCATCTCCTGATAGGGGAGCAATATACGGTGTGCCAGCATTTGCAGCGAGTTGAAGGTGGGGAATAAGATAATCTTTGCCGACGGGAGTTTTCTCATGACGGTATTGGCGAAGCCGAAAAACAACGGGTCGCCTGAAGCGAAAACAATTATTTCGGGATGTTCCTCGTAACGGGAGAATACCGCATCCAGCGGGACGGTGATGTCTATCCATACGGCATCTTCCGGCAAATAAGCGTGTACCAATTCATGATGACGTTTTCCTCCCGAGAAGACTTTCCCTTGAGAAACCAAGTTCCGGATTTCAGGAGAAAGAAATTGATTCCGGTCATCGCTTATACCTATTATATAGAATGTTTGCATGGACTTATACATCTCTTCCCGGTTTCAGTTGTTCCGCATCATCAAAAGTAAGGATGGCATTTACCAGAGTCGCTGCCAGATTGCTTCCCCCTTTGCGTCCTTCTACTATCAGTTTGGGGATGTGGCTGAAAGGTTTCACCATGTGTTTGCTTTCGCAAACGTGCACAAAGCCCACCGGAGCAGCGATGATACCGCATGGATGCGCTTTTTCTTTCCGTATCAGGTCACACAGTTCCATCAATGCTGTAGGGGCATTACCGAATACATATAAAGCTTCCGGATGTTCCTCTGCTGCCATACGTATACCGGCCTGTGTACGGGTGATTCCTTTTTCTTTTGCCAATGCTGCCGCGCGTTCGTCACCCAGATAGCATTTCACCCCGATGCCCATCCGTTCCAAAGCACCTTTACGGATGCCCGCGGCAGCCATCGTCACATCCGTAATAATTGTACGTACTTTTCCTTCATTCAATATTTTATACAGACATTCTACGGCAAGAGGATCTACATGCAATATGTTTTCCATCTCGAAATCGGCTGTGGTATGGATGGCATGCAGTAACGCCCATTTGTGATCCGAAGGAATATTTTTATTTTTCAATTCTTTCTCAATAGTACGGAAACTGTTTATCATAATTTCCTGACCGATTCCTGTCGCATCGGTGGTCTTTTCCCGGTAATAACCACGCGGAGTGATTAATTTCCATTCCCGATAATAAGACTGGGAGTTGCCAATCAATACCACTGTAAACATATCCACCTGTTCGGGATCGAATTCTTGCAAAGTGGTGATTGTCACAGTTTCTTCCTTACGTCCGGCCTGACGCACAAAGCCTACCGGGGTTTCGGCTTCACGCTCTTTCAGAAAAATTTCTTTTAATCTGTAGAGTTGCCAATACCGCCCTTCGCTTTTGGGATTATAGACTGCCGTTACGAAATCTGCCGTTGCGGCTGCATGGATGCGTTTTTCAATCCGGTCCCATGGCGTCATGAGGTCGGAGAGAGAAATCACACAGAAATCGTGACCGATGGGTGCTCCTAACAGGGAAGCCGCTTTCTGAAAAGCACTGATACCCGGCAATACTTCTATTTCTACCCGGCTGCCACGCTCGCGTTTCATTTCGTAAACCAGCGGAGCCATGCCATAAATTCCGGCATCTCCCGAGCTGATAACGCATACAGTCTTTCCTTGTTCCGCCAGCTCGAAAGCCTGTTCGGCACGTGCTTTTTCACGTTTCATTCCGGTGTCTATACATTCGGTGCCCGGTTCCAGGTAGGGCTTGATAAACTGGAAATAGTATTTATAGCCGATTACTACATCGCTGTTTTTTACTGCTTGTATTACAGCGGGAGTCATATCTTCAGGTGAGCCGGGACCAATGCCGGCTACGATTAATTGGGCCTTTTTCATTTTTTATTATATAATTATTCCTCTCCGGAAATCTAATTTAAAAGTTTCCTTCAGTGCTTTCAGTCAATATAATCCTCTGAATGACAATACGCTGTCCTGACAGTAGTTCCTTCATCTTGCTTTCAGGCTTTTACATAGACGGACTGAAAGTGATAGCTGGCATGAGGAGCCAAACTTAACCGTACAAAGTTACTTATTTGAACGGGAGAAACAAGTCTTTTCTTGCTATAATTATAGAAATCTTTTTTTATCAGGCTTAATAATGAATAAGGCATCATTCAGAATGTGCCGTAATCGGGAAGCCGGCAAAGCAGAGGATATTGCCGGTGAAAATTTAAACAGGAACTAAAAATAATAGAGATTTGCTGATAGATAAGTTTGAAGAAAAAATGTTGGCGGAATCATTGGGGGGCACTATGGGGATGGTTAAGCCTTTTTATTCCTGCACTTAACCCTTTTTAAACCTCTGATTTCTATCTCCATAGCCTTTGGAGTTAACTCCAAAGCTTATGGAGATAACTCCAAAGGCTATGGATTTAACTCCGCAAGCTTGGGAGATAGAAATCATACGTTCAAAAAGGCTTAGTCACAAAGATGTGAGAGCTTAGGAATCGGTTTGCCGGAGTTTGTCCTGTATGGAAAAAACTGCCTCCGCTGTTTGTATCATATCGGATTCCGTTATTTTAAGGCCTTGCCATCCGAGAAAGCATTACCCACTTTTTCTCCTACTTTCAGATAATCATTATTGAACGGGTCGAAGATGACGGGAATAACTTTGGAGGCATCCACTTTTCCATTCTTATCCAGTGCACGTTCATCTACACTTACATTGACTATTTCGCCGCGCAGGATACAGGTTTCGGGATTGTAATCCTTCAGCTTGCATTCCACAGCTACGGATAATTCATCAATCAGCGGGGCATCCACAAACTCCGACCGGGTGGCATGGAATCCCGCACGGGCGAATTTGTCCGGAACCTTGTTGCCCGAAACAATGCCTACATAATCGCAAGCGATGATTTGCCCGGCTTCTGCCATGCTCACTGTGAATGCTTTGCGTTTCAGAATGTTGGCCGTTGTCTTGTGACCTTCACTGATACAAATACTGATTTCATTCATTTCACTGATACCGCCCCAAGCCGCATTCATGGCATTGGGAATACCGTTTTCATCGTATGCGGCGATGATAAATACCGGTTGCGGATAGGTAAAAGGTTTTGCTCCTAAATTCTTTCTCATACTATTTATTTTTTAGTCCATTGTTTAATCTCTTCTTTGGTAGCACCGTTCATCAGCCTGCCTTTCTGCCAGTTCAGGTTGGGATAGGCTTTCTTTAATTCTTGTTCGGCGTTAGAAATGCGGCTTCCACCCGAGGTAGCGAATGGAATGAGGATCTTGCCTGTGAAATCACCTTTTTCTATAAAACTGTTGATGATTCTTGGAGCCAGGTTCCACCAAATGGGGAAACCGATATAGATGGTATCATAGGTTGCCAAGTTTTTGGGCTGGGAACGCAATGCGGGACGTGACAGGGCGTCTGCCATTTCCACACTGCTGCGCGAGGATTTGTCGTGCCAGTCCAGGTCGGCGGAGGTATATTTCTTTGCAGGTTGTATTTCGTAGAGGGCTCCGCCTGTCACCTCCGCTACCTGTTTGGCAGCTTTCTCTGTTGTACCTGTTGCCGAGAAGTAAGCTACTAATGTTCTGTTGCTCTGTTTCTGTGCGTTTACGGTAATACACAGTATCATGATTACCGTCATAAATAATCCGAGTCTTTTCATACGATTGATGTTATTTGGTTCAAATATACGTTTTAATATTTTATGATGTTGCAAATTTAGGTATATTTGCTTGGGTTCTTTGTAGATAAATTACGGGTATCCTAACCTTAATTACAGATTCTGCCATATAATATGGAGGGGTAGTCCGGCAGGAACATTCCGGCTCTTCTTTTTATTCCCGGATGGGATAAGATTCAGTAACTAAGGTAAAATAATCCGTAATTGGGGTTATAACCTTGTCCGGATAACCTCCTATTTTTGTAACCGTATTATTCAAATAACTGAAAAAGCTATATTTTAGCAGGCATTAAACAAGTTAGAATGATGGATAAAATATTAAATTTAGACAGTGTGGACCAATATAACAGTCTATACGGACTTGAAACACTGAATCCGTTGGTCAGTGTCATTGATTTGAACAAGGCTACCCGGCAGATGGACTATGTGCACTGGAACTATGGTGTTTATGCACTTTATCTGAAATTGGAGAAAGCTTGTGATATCAAGTACGGGCGTCGGAGTTATGACTATCAGGAAGGAACCGTAGTATGTTTTGCTCCGGGACAAACAACGGAAACCACATTGACCACCGACCGTGTGCAGTTGAATGTGCTTGGAATTCTTTTTCATCCGGATTTGTTACGGGGGACTACGCTTGGAAAAACAATAAAGAAATATACTTTCTTTTCGTATGAAGTGAGCGAGGCGCTGCACCTTTCGGAAGATGAGCGCAATATTATGACAGATTGCCTGAAGATTATCCGTATGGAACTGGAACGGGGGGTGGACAAGCATAGTAAGACCTTGCTGGTAAACTATATAGAACTGCTTCTTAATTACTGTATGCGTTTTTATGAACGTCAGTTCGCCACCCGCAGTCATTCGAACCGTGATGTGTTGACACGCTTTGAAGGGTTGCTTGACGATTATTTTGAGGGCGAACTTGCCGAGCGTGACGGATTGCCTACCGTGAAATACTTTGCTGACAAACTGTGCCTTTCATCCAACTACTTCGGGGATATGTTCAAGAAGGAAACCGGCAAGACCCCACAGGAATATATTCAGGAAAAAGTGATAGAACTGGCGAAAGAACGGATGTCCGACAGGAGAGAAACCGTCAGCAGGGTAGCTTATTCACTGGGATTTCAATATCCGCAGCATTTCTGCCGGTTGTTCAAGAAGCGTGTGGGCTGTACACCGAATGAATATCGTACACAAAACCTTCCTTTATAGTATCCTGTTTTAACAAGCAATGAAAGAGACTATGTTGGACTTGAGGACTGTATATGAATGTAATCGCTGTCTGGGTTGCAAGACATTGCATCCGCAGGTGAGCATCATCAATCTGGAGAATCCTTCATTGGAAGAGGATGCGGTGAAATTTGAATTCTATGCTGTCTTGCTGATTGAGGATTGTCCGAGCGGTTGTTGCTGCTGCGGACGGAAATATTATGATTACTCCAATGCTACCATGGTGTTTCTCACTCCCGGCGAGATCTTTCGTATGAGTAAGGAGAATACGTTGCCGGATAAAGGATATCTTTTGGCATTTCATCCTGACCTGTTGTTCCGCACCTCACTGAAGAATCATATTAAAAATTATACCTTTTTCCATTATCGCAAGGAAGAAGCGCTGCATCTTTCACGGCGTGAGACAGAGAAAGTGACGTGTTGCCTCTCGAATATAGAGGATGAGTTGCATCATCCCATTGATACTCATAGCAGTATTATTCTTTCCCGGCATATAGAACTTCTGTTGGATTATTGCACCCGGTATTATGAACGTCAGTTTATTACCCGTGAGAATAAGAACAAGGCTCTTTTGGAAAACATGGAACGTTTGTTTGTGGAATATATCGCATCCGGAAGATTGCAGGGCGGCAAGTTGCCCACATCCGGCTATATGGCGGGAGAGCTTGATTTGTCTGTCGCTTACTTCAATGATCTGCTGAGATTTGAAACCGGCAAGACTTTGGAGGAATATTTTCAACTGAAGCGGCTGGATATAGCCAGGCACATGTTGTTGCAGGACGGTCATACGCCTGCTGCTGTGGCACGGAAGTTAGGCTATCCTAATGTGCAGTGCTTCAGTGTGCTTTTCAAGAAAATAACAGGTGTCGCCCCCAGTGATTACCGGCTCTCGCAGAATTGATAACCGGGTTGCAATACCATGTTTTTGTGATACAGTTCCTTTCTGTAAAAATGGTAATTCTATCTGTAATTTATCTACAAAGAATGAATGGGGGCTGGCTTATCTTTGCATTGTGAAGTGAAAGCGGCTTTGTTCGCATCGGAATGAAGTAAGACAACAGATGAAATCATTTAAATAGGTAGAACGATGTATATTGAACAAGTAAATTCTCCGCAAGACATAAAACGGTTTTCTGCGGAACAGTTAAGACAGTTGGCCGGTGAAGTCCGCAATGCATTATTGACCAAGTTAAGTGCTCACGGAGGGCATGTGGGACCTAATCTGGGAATGGTGGAGGCTACAATAGCATTGCACTATGTATTCAATTCACCGACGGATAAGATGGTATATGATGTATCCCATCAAAGTTATACACATAAGATGCTGACCGGGCGTAAGGATGCTTTCCTGAATCCGGAGGATTATGATGTGGTGTCCGGATACACCAATCCCCGGGAAAGCGGGCACGATTTTTTCACTATCGGCCATACTTCCACCTCTGTCAGTCTGGCTTGCGGTCTTGCCAAAGCCAGAGATCTGAAAGGCGGATACGAGAATATCATTGCCGTGATAGGGGATGGATCGCTCAGCGGCGGGGAAGCTTATGAAGGTCTGAGTAATGCGGGAGAAATGGGAACCAACCTTATTATAGTGGTTAATGATAATGAAATGTCCATTGCCGAAAACCACGGTGGGCTCTATCAGAACCTGAAGGAACTGCGCGATACGGAGGGACGGTCGTCCTGTAATTTCTTCCGTTCTCTGGGGTTGGATTATCTTTATGTGGGAGAGGGGAATGATATTCCGTCTTTGATTGCGGCTTTTGCCAAGGTGAAAGATACATCACGTCCCACAGTGGTTCATATTCACACACAGAAAGGAAAGGGATACGCTCCGGCAGAAGCCGACCGGGAGGAATTTCATTGGGAGATGCCTTTCGATCTGGAAACGGGTAAGCCGAAGGTGGATTGCAGCGGTATGGAGGATTACCATAGCCTGACCGGGAAGTTTTTGTTGGAGAAGATGAAGGAGGACCACACGGTTGTTGCCATCAGCTCGGGTACTCCTACTGTGATAGGTTTTACTCCTGAACGCCGGAAACAGGCAGGGCGTCAGTTTGTGGATGTAGGTATTGCCGAGGAACATGCCGTGGCATTGGCATCGGGTATCGCTGCCGGTGGCGGACGTCCGGTGTACGGGGTTTACAGTACTTTTGTCCAGCGTTGCTATGACCAGTTGTCTCAGGATTTGTGTATCAATGGAAATCCGGCGGTGATCACTGTGTTTATGGGGACAGTAGCCGGAATGAACGATGTGACTCATCTGGGTTTCTTCGATATTCCGCTTATCAGCAACATCCCGAATATGGTTTATCTGGCTCCTACGTGTTCCGAAGAGTATTTTGCTATGTTGGAATGGGCTGTCCGCCAGACGGAATATCCCGTTGCTATCCGTGTGCCGGGAGCGGCAGTGGTGCATCGTAAGGAAGAGTTTGACACGGATTATAGCGAGTTAAACCGCTACAAAATGACAGCCAGGGGAGAAACTGTCGCTATTCTTGCATTGGGTGCTTTCTATGATTTGGGACAGGCTTTGAAGAATAAGCTCCGGGAAGAGTCGGGT from Phocaeicola dorei encodes the following:
- a CDS encoding iron ABC transporter permease, translating into MKRPVAFYMLLIMASIFLFFFLNLVLGSVSIPLRAVWNILWGTGNESVIWQNIIWKSRVPQALTALVAGAGLSVSGLQMQTVFRNPLAGPSVLGISSGASMGVAFVVLLSGSLGGVALSKLGFMGEIALTIAAIAGSLSIMALIVFVSQKVRGNVTLLIIGVMIGYIANAVIGVLKFFSVEEDIRAYVIWGLGSFARVSGDQMTLFICIMVVLLPLSFLLVKTLNLLLLGDAYARNLGLNIKRARLLVITCSGVLVAIVTAYCGPIIFLGLAVPHLCRGMFRTSDHRILMPASLLAGASLALVCNLIARMPGFEGALPVNSVTALVGAPVVMSVLFNKRRNEMNE
- a CDS encoding ABC transporter ATP-binding protein; protein product: MNQETIHIRKLTTGYPGKGGTKIVAKDIDATIRSGELTCLLGANGVGKSTLLRTLSAFQPAVGGEIEIMGKKLTDYTDKQLATVIGVVLTEKCSLRNMTVEELVGMGRSPYTGFWGNLSKEDKKTVNDAIALVRIEDLKYRMVHTLSDGERQKVMIAKALAQETPVIFLDEPTAFLDFPSKVEIMQLLHHLSRSTNKTIFLSTHDLELALQIADKIWLMDKANGVTIGTPEDLSIDGCLSNFFSRKGIVFDMETGLFRIDNEFEKEVRLVGHGNKYAMVRKALQRNGILASRRVESDFYIETGDMTTNGYIIHPVAGRTIKVDTIEELLEQVTAILASV
- the cbiD gene encoding cobalt-precorrin-5B (C(1))-methyltransferase CbiD — translated: MILILGGTTEGRTAVKVADEAGKPYFYSTKGEWQEIQCKHGIRITGGMNTEKMESFCRQNDIRLLVDAAHPFASQLHRTVDETSRTLHLPVIRFERKYPPRTENIIWCEDYTDAIYQLEKAGTDHLLALTGVQTIGKLRPYWEKHTCWFRVLERETSITLAQEQGFPKGNLVFYHAGESEALLLETLHPQAILTKESGESGGFSEKVKAAQAAKIPVFAIKRPPLPRHFMIVTGEYGLRKQIEKNIPAFYPLRSGYTTGACATAAAKAALTALILGEEQKMISFRLPDDEEMTLPVSHTEIEKNSATCTVVKDAGDDPDVTHGASIVVTVSFSNHPDIRFLQGEGVGRVTLPGLGLEIGEPAINRIPRQMIMKELSALYDKGLDITISVPGGKELAQRTFNPKLGIVDGISIIGTSGIVRPFSSEAFVEAIRREVEVCVAVGSSRLIINSGAKSERFVKKEYPGLPAQAFVHYGNFIGETLKIAAKLKVPLVTLGIMIGKAVKLAEGNLDTHSKKVVMNKEFLKQVAMEAGCSPDVESMIERLTLARELWTLLSEEDCGKFFPCLLEHCFAHCVPLLPEGKLTILLIDEEGNIPFRIQ
- the cobM gene encoding precorrin-4 C(11)-methyltransferase is translated as MKAIILISEASLPLAKTLQRELPDTLIYTKNECEGCISITSCHRFIEEHFNDFDSIIFIGAMGICVRSIAGCIKNKYKDPAVVCVDSTGRFVISVLSGHVGGANELTRHIAAITGGEAVITTQSDNAGLWALDTLAEKYDWKITVPHAEMNRLVTLFVNREPTVLLLDIKDKGTEYLERTLPAHVKVFYHFEDIPQSEFKLIIAVTPYIYSAEIPMLCFHPAVLHLGIGCRKQCDPSGIAEYIEAVMHRQGLCPFSLASLNTIELKKDEPLLEILHRRWADTETHIYPAEELKDITVPHPSEKAFEVTGVYGVAESTALKSSGEGTLVLEKQKGMLTEGNHFTFAIAISATAMRGGHIEIVGAGPGDPELISVRGKRMLEKADLVLYAGSLVPRELTFYAKEGATVRSSASMDLEEQFALMKKFYDKGLFIVRLHTGDPCIYGAIQEQMAFFDRYKMSYHITPGISSFQAAAAALRSQFTIPEKVQSIILTRGEGRTPMPKKEQLHKLAQSQSTMCIYLSAGIVEQVQEELMQAYPPETPVAACYKLTWKEEKIYRGELKDLAKIVRDNNLTQTTLLVVGEAIDNRKGLSRLYAHEFKHLFRK